From one Catellatospora sp. IY07-71 genomic stretch:
- a CDS encoding ABC transporter ATP-binding protein, protein MTTFDAAVSAEDLTKRYGSGDALVTALDGVTVAFGRGELTAIMGPSGSGKSTLMHCLAGLDTPTSGRVWLDGAGQGGAGRVELTGLRDDALTELRRDRMGFVFQAFNLLPTLTAWENITLPLDLAGRRADTAFADQVIDAVGLRDRLSHRPAQLSGGQQQRVACARALISRPDVIFADEPTGALDSRAGAEVLGFLRRSVDELHQTVVMVTHDPVAASYADRVLFLADGVIVDELREPSADRVLDRVRSLESVAHGGRVSAGAGA, encoded by the coding sequence ATGACGACATTCGACGCCGCGGTGAGCGCGGAGGACCTGACCAAACGGTACGGCTCGGGCGACGCGCTGGTGACCGCCCTGGACGGGGTGACGGTCGCCTTCGGGCGCGGCGAGCTGACCGCGATCATGGGTCCGTCCGGGTCGGGCAAGTCCACCCTGATGCACTGCCTGGCCGGGCTGGACACGCCGACCTCGGGCCGGGTGTGGCTGGACGGCGCGGGCCAGGGCGGCGCCGGGCGGGTCGAGCTGACCGGCCTGCGCGACGACGCGCTGACCGAGCTGCGCCGCGACCGGATGGGGTTCGTGTTCCAGGCGTTCAACCTGCTGCCGACCCTGACCGCCTGGGAGAACATCACCCTGCCGCTCGACCTGGCCGGGCGGCGGGCCGACACCGCGTTCGCCGACCAGGTGATCGACGCGGTCGGGCTGCGCGACCGGCTGAGCCACCGGCCCGCCCAGCTGTCCGGCGGCCAGCAGCAGCGGGTGGCCTGCGCCCGCGCCCTGATCAGCCGTCCGGACGTGATCTTCGCGGACGAGCCGACGGGCGCGCTGGACTCGCGGGCCGGCGCCGAGGTGCTCGGCTTCCTGCGGCGCAGCGTCGACGAGCTGCACCAGACCGTGGTCATGGTCACCCACGACCCGGTCGCGGCCTCGTACGCCGACCGGGTGCTGTTCCTGGCCGACGGCGTGATCGTCGACGAGCTGCGCGAGCCCTCGGCCGACCGGGTGCTGGACCGGGTCCGCTCGCTGGAGTCGGTGGCGCACGGCGGCCGCGTGAGCGCCGGGGCGGGTGCCTGA
- a CDS encoding acyltransferase family protein, with the protein METRVDSTRRPGFRGDIEGLRAVAVLLVLFFHAGVAPVAGGFAGVDVFFVISGFLITRLITSELARTGRVSLLGFYARRARRLLPGAAVVLVAVLLLTVLLLPRTRWADTGWDVLTSGLYVVNWRLADRAVDYLAADTAPSMVQHFWSLAVEEQFYLVWPLLLLFAVRLAHRLAAGRVRDVERPLLVALVVVALPSFAWSVHLVGAEPERAYFITTTRMWELAIGCGIAILAGRLAQMPRLVAAATGWVGIGMVIASAFVLDESTSIPGLAALVPTVGAAAVLAGGAAAGGIGPAAVLDTRPLRAVGALSYSLYLWHWPLLVVAESRFGELSTGWSLAVVASSAVPAWLTYRYVENPLRLSAVFAHFPARALRLGALCTAIPVVCAVALHLSVTWSARTSPSTAANQNGATGHTAAGLGAGVLSEHPRDDPRGAPVDRVASMTPDPVAVRDDYPDVYDDGCHQRERDADAAFCVYGEAHSSFTVALVGDSHAAQWVPALQSVAATRRWRLVTYTKSSCPLAQAQVLSRTNGRAYPSCAEWNGKVLRALTGVGRPDLVVTTNADYRIAHGAVRLSAPDGDRAMVEGLRASWRAITAAGVPVVVLRDTPAPGANMPDCISAHPTRLSRCAFDRAAAQAAAGSVQEAAAAGMLGVHLLDLNDAICPTHRCAPVIGEVIVYRDSNHLTATYARSLAPRLDTALRAILQ; encoded by the coding sequence TTGGAGACCCGAGTCGACTCCACGCGGCGGCCTGGTTTCCGTGGGGACATCGAAGGACTGCGGGCCGTGGCGGTCCTGCTGGTGCTGTTCTTCCACGCGGGAGTGGCCCCTGTCGCCGGCGGATTCGCCGGCGTGGACGTGTTCTTCGTGATCTCCGGGTTCCTCATCACCCGGTTGATCACATCGGAGTTGGCGCGCACCGGCAGGGTGTCGCTGCTCGGCTTCTACGCGCGGCGGGCAAGACGCCTGCTGCCGGGCGCCGCGGTGGTGCTCGTGGCCGTGCTGCTGCTGACCGTGCTGCTCCTGCCCAGGACCCGCTGGGCCGACACCGGCTGGGATGTGCTCACCAGCGGGCTTTACGTCGTCAACTGGCGCCTGGCTGATCGGGCCGTCGACTACCTGGCCGCCGACACCGCACCGAGCATGGTCCAGCACTTCTGGTCGCTGGCCGTGGAGGAACAGTTCTACCTCGTCTGGCCCCTGCTCCTGCTGTTCGCCGTGCGACTGGCGCATCGGCTTGCGGCCGGCCGCGTACGCGATGTCGAACGGCCGCTGCTGGTGGCTCTGGTCGTAGTCGCCCTGCCCTCCTTCGCCTGGTCGGTTCACCTGGTCGGCGCCGAACCGGAGCGGGCGTACTTCATCACCACCACCCGGATGTGGGAGCTGGCCATCGGCTGTGGCATCGCCATCCTCGCCGGCCGGCTGGCGCAGATGCCGAGGCTGGTGGCGGCCGCGACGGGCTGGGTCGGGATCGGCATGGTGATCGCGTCGGCGTTCGTCCTTGACGAGTCCACGTCGATTCCCGGCCTTGCCGCACTGGTGCCCACGGTCGGCGCGGCGGCGGTTCTCGCGGGCGGCGCCGCGGCCGGCGGAATCGGCCCGGCGGCCGTGCTGGACACCCGTCCGCTGCGGGCGGTGGGTGCACTGTCGTACTCGCTGTATCTGTGGCACTGGCCGCTGCTGGTCGTAGCCGAATCGCGGTTCGGTGAGCTGTCGACCGGATGGTCCCTGGCTGTGGTGGCGTCGTCGGCCGTGCCGGCCTGGCTGACATACCGGTATGTGGAGAACCCGCTGCGGTTGTCGGCGGTGTTCGCGCACTTCCCGGCGCGGGCGCTTCGACTGGGGGCGCTGTGCACGGCGATCCCGGTCGTCTGCGCGGTGGCGCTCCACCTGTCGGTCACGTGGTCGGCACGCACGTCGCCGTCCACGGCGGCGAACCAAAACGGCGCGACCGGGCACACGGCCGCGGGGCTGGGAGCCGGCGTCCTGTCCGAACATCCCCGCGACGACCCCCGCGGCGCCCCCGTCGACCGCGTGGCCTCGATGACTCCCGATCCGGTCGCGGTGCGAGACGACTATCCCGACGTCTACGATGACGGCTGCCATCAGCGCGAACGTGACGCAGACGCGGCTTTCTGCGTCTACGGTGAGGCGCATTCATCGTTCACCGTGGCGTTGGTGGGTGACTCCCACGCGGCACAGTGGGTGCCTGCGCTGCAGTCGGTCGCGGCGACGCGCCGATGGCGGCTGGTCACCTACACGAAGTCCTCCTGCCCGCTGGCGCAAGCGCAGGTGCTGTCGCGCACCAACGGGCGGGCATACCCGAGCTGCGCCGAGTGGAACGGCAAGGTGCTGCGCGCACTGACCGGCGTTGGACGTCCAGACCTGGTCGTCACGACCAACGCCGACTACCGGATCGCCCACGGCGCGGTAAGGCTGTCGGCGCCAGATGGCGACCGCGCCATGGTCGAAGGCCTGCGCGCCAGTTGGCGAGCCATCACGGCCGCCGGCGTCCCGGTGGTCGTGCTCCGTGACACGCCCGCTCCAGGCGCCAACATGCCCGACTGCATCTCCGCTCACCCGACAAGACTGAGCAGATGCGCCTTCGACCGCGCGGCAGCACAGGCCGCCGCCGGCTCCGTCCAGGAAGCGGCCGCAGCCGGGATGCTCGGCGTCCACCTGCTCGATCTCAACGACGCCATCTGCCCCACGCACCGGTGCGCACCGGTCATCGGCGAGGTGATCGTGTACCGCGACAGCAACCACCTGACGGCGACATACGCCCGCTCGCTCGCACCAAGGCTCGACACCGCATTGCGCGCCATCCTTCAGTGA
- a CDS encoding SIR2 family protein produces the protein MDDLLPAGRPAFDARISLATAMHAQPGVYALLLGSGTSTGVGVPTGWGVVNALVAKVAAAAGEQVPTEADIEQWWAKHGDGAPLGYSALLEALASTPAARRALLASFFEPTPEERAQGVKVPGAAHRAIAQLVARGAVRVIVTTNFDRLIEQALEAEGIFPQVIATPAAIEGMEPLPHARCTVIKLHGDYARTDQLNTVEELSAYVPPLRKLLERVLDEYGLVVSGWSGDWDHGLVAALEGTRSRRYPLFWTSRDELGPIARRLVAQHRAHVITSAAAEQFFPDLVNRLEALDDLADPPLTRAMAVARLKRLLPDPVKHIEVADLFETEIRRLRDYLRTLAPPAPDADPATLQQAHDEVRSRCDTLMRLLAHGVFLDRDRQHTALWVRVIEQLMRARQRDDSAPDPRATNLRHYPALLALRTASLAAVAAYHDDVLLRLLRRPTWRIPAGNGHRPVAALDALHDCRVLDFDTVNAFPRWHGEVWQFPQSRLLREETRPVLLPLVGDEDSFLQLFHRTEYRTALAQSLFGVSGGLGPAPGGFAVESQWGPDGTLYWEADFRENADRDVWERTPLGRRDGETYGRRLAALAAALRA, from the coding sequence ATGGACGATCTCCTCCCCGCCGGACGCCCCGCCTTCGACGCCCGGATCAGCCTGGCCACCGCGATGCACGCCCAGCCCGGCGTGTATGCGCTGCTCCTCGGCTCGGGCACGTCCACCGGCGTCGGCGTGCCGACCGGCTGGGGCGTGGTCAACGCCCTGGTGGCCAAGGTCGCCGCGGCGGCCGGCGAGCAGGTGCCGACCGAGGCCGACATCGAGCAGTGGTGGGCCAAGCACGGCGACGGCGCGCCACTGGGCTACTCGGCCCTGCTGGAGGCGCTGGCCAGCACCCCCGCCGCCCGGCGCGCGCTGCTCGCGTCGTTCTTCGAGCCCACCCCCGAGGAGCGGGCCCAGGGCGTCAAGGTGCCGGGCGCCGCCCACCGCGCCATCGCGCAGCTCGTCGCCCGGGGCGCGGTACGCGTCATCGTCACCACCAACTTCGACCGCCTCATCGAGCAGGCGCTCGAAGCCGAGGGCATCTTCCCGCAGGTCATCGCCACCCCGGCCGCGATCGAGGGCATGGAGCCGCTCCCCCACGCCCGCTGCACGGTCATCAAACTGCACGGCGACTACGCCCGCACCGACCAGCTCAACACCGTCGAGGAGCTGAGCGCGTACGTGCCCCCGCTGCGCAAGCTGCTCGAACGCGTGCTCGACGAGTACGGCCTGGTCGTCAGCGGCTGGTCCGGCGACTGGGACCACGGCCTCGTCGCCGCCCTCGAAGGGACCCGGTCCCGGCGCTATCCCCTGTTCTGGACGTCCCGCGACGAGCTAGGCCCGATCGCCCGGCGGCTCGTGGCGCAGCACCGCGCGCACGTCATCACCAGCGCGGCGGCCGAGCAGTTCTTCCCCGACCTGGTCAACCGGCTGGAGGCGCTGGACGACCTCGCCGATCCGCCGCTGACCAGGGCGATGGCGGTGGCCCGGCTCAAGCGGCTGCTGCCCGACCCGGTCAAGCACATCGAGGTCGCCGACCTGTTCGAGACCGAGATCCGGCGGCTGCGCGACTACCTGCGCACCCTCGCGCCGCCGGCTCCGGACGCCGACCCCGCCACGCTGCAGCAGGCCCATGATGAGGTACGCAGCCGGTGCGACACCCTGATGCGGCTGCTCGCACACGGTGTGTTCCTCGACCGCGACCGGCAGCACACCGCACTGTGGGTCCGGGTGATCGAGCAGCTGATGCGCGCCCGGCAGCGCGACGACAGCGCGCCCGATCCCCGCGCCACGAACCTGCGGCACTACCCCGCCCTGCTGGCGCTGCGCACGGCGAGCCTGGCCGCGGTCGCCGCCTACCACGACGATGTGCTCCTGCGGCTGCTGCGCCGCCCCACCTGGCGCATCCCCGCCGGCAACGGGCACCGCCCGGTCGCGGCGCTGGACGCGCTGCACGACTGCCGGGTGCTGGACTTCGACACGGTGAACGCGTTCCCGCGCTGGCACGGCGAGGTGTGGCAGTTCCCGCAGAGCCGGCTGCTGCGCGAGGAGACCCGGCCGGTGCTGCTGCCGCTGGTCGGCGACGAGGACTCGTTCCTGCAGCTGTTCCACCGCACCGAATACCGCACGGCGCTGGCGCAGTCGCTGTTCGGCGTCAGCGGCGGGCTCGGGCCCGCGCCCGGCGGGTTCGCGGTGGAGTCGCAGTGGGGTCCGGACGGGACGCTGTACTGGGAGGCGGACTTCCGGGAGAACGCCGACCGGGACGTGTGGGAGCGTACGCCGCTGGGCCGCCGCGACGGCGAGACCTACGGCCGCCGCCTGGCCGCGCTCGCCGCCGCGCTACGCGCCTGA
- a CDS encoding cyclase family protein, with protein sequence MTAERPMPTQDDVLGYFDTLSNWGRWGDDDQLGTLNLITDDVRLAAARAVRHGRSVSCAWEITVPQEMERSTTTCPCAADMPGAENMPVAAFHDDRRWGFSSERLGISFHGNTITHLDSPCHIFWDGTMYNGRPHSLVDAASGSAWAAVTAAADGIVTRGVLLDVAAVREVPWLEPGQGVFPADLEEAERRQGVRVRPGDAVLLRTGYGRARHEAGDSGGFTQAGWHASCLPWLHERQVSLIGADTPQDVQPSGYPGVLMPVHAVSLVAMGLWMLDNCDLEACAATAAELGQWDFHLAVAPVRFAGTSGSPVNPIATF encoded by the coding sequence ATGACGGCAGAGCGGCCGATGCCGACGCAGGACGACGTGCTCGGCTACTTCGACACGCTGTCCAACTGGGGACGGTGGGGCGACGACGACCAGCTCGGGACGCTGAACCTCATCACCGACGACGTCCGGCTGGCGGCGGCGCGCGCCGTACGCCATGGCAGGAGCGTGTCGTGCGCGTGGGAGATCACCGTGCCGCAGGAGATGGAACGGTCGACGACGACCTGCCCGTGCGCCGCCGACATGCCCGGGGCCGAGAACATGCCGGTGGCCGCATTCCACGACGACCGGCGCTGGGGTTTCTCGTCCGAGCGGCTCGGCATCTCGTTCCACGGCAACACCATCACCCACCTCGACTCGCCGTGCCACATCTTCTGGGACGGCACGATGTACAACGGACGGCCGCATTCGCTGGTAGACGCCGCTTCCGGGTCGGCGTGGGCGGCCGTCACGGCGGCGGCGGACGGCATCGTCACGCGCGGCGTCCTGCTGGACGTCGCGGCGGTCCGCGAGGTGCCGTGGCTGGAACCGGGCCAGGGGGTGTTCCCCGCCGATCTCGAGGAGGCCGAGCGCCGCCAGGGTGTGCGGGTGCGGCCCGGCGATGCGGTGCTACTGCGGACCGGCTACGGCCGCGCCCGGCACGAGGCCGGTGACAGCGGCGGTTTCACGCAGGCCGGCTGGCACGCGTCGTGCCTGCCGTGGCTGCACGAGCGGCAGGTCTCGCTGATCGGCGCCGACACCCCCCAGGACGTGCAGCCGTCGGGCTATCCCGGCGTGCTCATGCCGGTCCACGCCGTGAGCCTGGTCGCGATGGGGCTGTGGATGCTCGACAACTGCGACCTGGAGGCGTGCGCGGCGACGGCCGCCGAGCTCGGCCAGTGGGACTTCCACCTCGCCGTCGCGCCCGTCCGCTTCGCCGGTACGTCCGGCAGCCCGGTCAACCCGATCGCCACCTTCTGA
- a CDS encoding DUF4440 domain-containing protein gives MSKSEIDQLTAEFYGAFDNRGGVAPDVTRIRRLVLPTGVIIKTGPEFTAYTVDEFIEPRLLLLTGGRLVEFAEWETAERTELAGDIACRFGEYRKSGILDGVAFEGGGHKAMQFVRTPDGWRIAALAWYDHP, from the coding sequence ATGTCCAAGAGCGAGATAGACCAGCTCACCGCCGAGTTCTACGGCGCCTTCGACAACCGGGGCGGCGTCGCGCCGGACGTGACGCGCATCCGCCGGCTTGTGCTGCCCACCGGTGTCATCATCAAGACCGGCCCGGAGTTCACGGCGTACACGGTGGACGAGTTCATCGAGCCGCGTCTGCTGCTGCTGACCGGTGGCCGGCTGGTCGAGTTCGCCGAGTGGGAGACGGCCGAGCGGACCGAGCTGGCGGGCGACATCGCCTGCCGGTTCGGCGAGTACCGCAAGAGCGGGATCCTCGACGGGGTGGCGTTCGAGGGCGGAGGTCACAAGGCCATGCAGTTCGTGCGCACCCCGGACGGCTGGCGGATCGCGGCGCTGGCCTGGTACGACCATCCGTGA
- a CDS encoding response regulator transcription factor, translated as MIRVLVVDDEALVRSGLRMILEAAGDIAVVAEARDGADAVDATRRHRPDVVLMDVRMPGTDGLAGAAALAALPEPPRVIMLTTFDLDEYVHAALRAGAVGFLLKDTPPRDLAEAVRTVAAGNAMLAPTVTRRLISSFAERGPSVADQARARLGVLTERERDVVRAVARGLSNVEIARELDMAEATVKAHVSRALAKLGMTNRVQAAILVHDARLDPGAPS; from the coding sequence ATGATCCGGGTGCTGGTGGTCGACGACGAGGCCCTGGTGCGCTCCGGGCTGCGGATGATCCTGGAGGCCGCGGGCGACATCGCGGTGGTCGCCGAGGCGCGCGACGGTGCCGACGCGGTCGACGCGACCCGGCGGCACCGCCCCGACGTAGTGCTCATGGACGTACGCATGCCCGGCACCGACGGCCTGGCCGGAGCCGCCGCGCTCGCCGCCCTGCCCGAACCGCCCCGGGTGATCATGCTGACCACGTTCGACCTGGATGAGTACGTGCACGCCGCGCTGCGCGCGGGAGCCGTCGGCTTCCTGCTCAAGGACACCCCGCCGCGCGACCTGGCCGAGGCGGTGCGCACCGTGGCGGCCGGCAACGCGATGCTCGCCCCGACGGTGACCCGCCGCCTGATCAGCTCGTTCGCCGAGCGTGGCCCGTCCGTGGCTGACCAGGCACGGGCCCGGCTCGGCGTGCTCACCGAGCGGGAGCGGGACGTGGTGCGGGCGGTGGCCCGCGGCCTGTCCAACGTGGAGATCGCCCGCGAGCTGGACATGGCCGAGGCCACCGTCAAGGCGCACGTGAGCCGGGCGCTGGCGAAGCTGGGCATGACCAACCGGGTGCAGGCGGCGATCCTGGTCCACGACGCCCGCCTGGATCCCGGCGCGCCGTCCTGA
- a CDS encoding patatin-like phospholipase family protein, with protein sequence MNRRSGKELIGIAVAGAGARGAYEAGVLSVLLPAMEEFDQRPTVWIGTSVGAVNAALFASLAHLPAKEAVDVALDRWRQVRPEDVFHAPLSNSVRTVLRYLGEVAGTGARLHSLLDTAPLRTTVESWMDWPQLHRNTHARNGPIDAVGVCATGCGTYRTAMFVEGRLAGKLPAADHERGVDYKKTSLRPEHIMASAAIPVAFPPVWIDDEAGGPGGWYLDGGIRLNAPLKPAIALGVDKLVVVATSPAFSSPAMPPARPAERPDIFDAAGDWLHAGLVDRMIEDLRTLSIVNQMVPQKDDAAAKAAGADGSRRRRVIPYIFAGPVQEGEIAALASDAFNMRYGRGPRSGWGLNIRLLNRLLGGRAASRGELFSHLFFEREFVEAAIELGAADAWRLLATTREGLPWRTGTP encoded by the coding sequence ATGAACCGGCGTAGCGGCAAGGAACTCATCGGCATCGCGGTGGCCGGAGCCGGTGCCCGGGGAGCCTACGAAGCCGGCGTGCTGTCGGTGCTGCTACCGGCCATGGAGGAGTTCGACCAGCGTCCGACCGTGTGGATCGGCACCAGCGTGGGTGCCGTCAACGCCGCGCTGTTCGCCTCGCTGGCCCACCTGCCCGCCAAGGAGGCTGTCGACGTGGCGCTGGACAGGTGGCGCCAGGTGCGACCGGAGGACGTGTTCCACGCGCCGCTGTCCAACAGCGTGCGCACCGTGCTGCGATACCTCGGCGAGGTCGCCGGCACGGGGGCCCGCCTGCACAGCCTGCTCGACACCGCGCCGCTGCGCACGACCGTCGAATCGTGGATGGACTGGCCGCAGCTGCACCGCAACACCCACGCCCGCAACGGCCCGATCGACGCCGTGGGCGTGTGCGCCACCGGGTGCGGCACCTACCGCACCGCGATGTTCGTCGAGGGCCGGCTCGCCGGCAAGCTGCCCGCCGCCGACCACGAGCGAGGAGTCGACTACAAGAAGACCTCTCTGCGCCCCGAGCACATCATGGCGTCGGCCGCCATCCCGGTGGCGTTCCCGCCGGTCTGGATCGACGACGAGGCAGGTGGCCCCGGCGGCTGGTATCTCGACGGCGGGATCCGGCTCAACGCCCCGCTCAAACCCGCCATCGCACTCGGCGTCGACAAGCTGGTGGTCGTGGCCACGTCGCCGGCGTTCAGCTCGCCCGCGATGCCGCCCGCACGTCCGGCCGAGCGTCCCGACATCTTCGACGCCGCGGGCGACTGGCTCCACGCGGGCCTGGTCGACCGGATGATCGAGGACCTGCGCACGCTCAGCATCGTCAACCAGATGGTGCCGCAGAAGGACGACGCCGCCGCCAAGGCCGCCGGGGCCGACGGCAGCCGCAGGCGCCGGGTCATCCCCTACATCTTCGCCGGCCCGGTGCAGGAAGGCGAGATCGCCGCACTGGCCAGCGACGCGTTCAACATGCGGTACGGCCGCGGACCCCGGTCCGGGTGGGGCCTCAACATCAGGCTGCTCAACCGCCTCCTCGGCGGCCGTGCCGCAAGCCGGGGCGAACTGTTCAGCCATCTCTTCTTCGAGCGGGAGTTCGTCGAGGCCGCCATCGAACTCGGAGCCGCCGACGCCTGGCGTCTGCTCGCCACCACCCGCGAGGGGCTGCCCTGGCGGACCGGCACGCCGTGA
- a CDS encoding sensor histidine kinase codes for MRRDAAAVPGLPSWLQPGSLLRRIAHRLFPFALGFGVLVFSLTTPLRPAMFLFGESVLDPPVPLIALSMVAAGVSAALVRWRRWPLFVIALAVWLALAMPAALFVAAYYAGAGRPGRSQDPGRAWPYFLVVAPLVGVPVAWSAINDDLLYEGMTGGVLTGAVITGLFWVGMMVLLPFVFGLWVRARRQVVAQLQERAERLEREQHERAEHARAEERRRIAREMHDVVAHRVALMVLHAGALEVSTADARTAEEAALIRTTGREAMQELREVLGMLRAPDVSPADLTPQPTLDELDRLLDSSRAAGLPVRRVDVGEPQPVSLSAQRTAYRVVQEGLTNVAKHAGAAPTTVTLHHGPRELVVAVENAAPPRPAPKPPSSGLGLVGLTERVALAGGAVQARPRLDGGFLLHARIPADPPEPVRQEVAA; via the coding sequence ATGAGGCGGGACGCGGCGGCGGTGCCGGGGCTGCCCTCCTGGCTGCAGCCGGGCAGCCTGTTGCGGCGGATCGCGCACCGGCTGTTTCCGTTCGCGCTCGGCTTCGGGGTCCTGGTGTTCTCCCTGACCACACCGCTGCGACCGGCGATGTTCCTGTTCGGCGAGAGCGTCCTCGACCCGCCGGTGCCGCTGATCGCGCTGTCGATGGTCGCCGCAGGCGTGAGCGCGGCGCTGGTCCGGTGGCGGCGGTGGCCGCTGTTCGTGATCGCGCTCGCGGTGTGGCTGGCCCTGGCCATGCCCGCCGCGCTGTTCGTCGCCGCCTACTACGCCGGGGCGGGCCGGCCCGGCCGGTCCCAGGATCCCGGCCGGGCCTGGCCGTACTTCCTGGTGGTGGCGCCGCTGGTCGGCGTGCCCGTGGCCTGGAGCGCGATCAACGACGACCTGCTGTACGAGGGCATGACCGGCGGCGTGCTCACCGGCGCGGTGATCACCGGGCTGTTCTGGGTCGGCATGATGGTGCTGCTGCCGTTCGTGTTCGGGCTCTGGGTCCGGGCCCGCCGCCAGGTCGTCGCCCAGCTGCAGGAACGGGCTGAGCGGCTGGAACGCGAGCAGCACGAGCGGGCCGAGCACGCCCGCGCCGAGGAGCGCCGCCGCATCGCCCGCGAGATGCACGACGTGGTCGCCCACCGGGTGGCGCTCATGGTGCTGCACGCCGGGGCGCTGGAGGTGAGCACCGCCGACGCGCGCACCGCCGAGGAGGCCGCGCTGATCCGCACCACGGGCCGGGAGGCGATGCAGGAACTGCGCGAGGTGCTGGGCATGCTGCGCGCCCCCGACGTGTCCCCGGCGGACCTGACCCCGCAGCCGACCCTGGACGAGCTGGACCGCCTGCTGGACAGCAGCCGCGCGGCCGGGCTGCCCGTCCGCCGGGTGGACGTCGGCGAGCCGCAGCCCGTGTCGCTGTCGGCCCAGCGCACCGCCTACCGGGTGGTGCAGGAGGGCCTCACCAACGTGGCCAAGCACGCCGGGGCCGCGCCCACCACGGTGACCCTGCACCACGGGCCGCGTGAGCTGGTGGTCGCCGTGGAGAACGCGGCCCCGCCCCGGCCCGCGCCGAAGCCGCCGAGCAGCGGCCTGGGCCTGGTCGGGCTGACCGAACGGGTGGCGCTGGCCGGTGGCGCGGTGCAGGCCCGGCCCCGCCTGGACGGCGGGTTCCTGCTGCACGCCCGCATCCCGGCCGACCCGCCGGAGCCCGTACGCCAGGAGGTGGCGGCATGA
- a CDS encoding GNAT family N-acetyltransferase → MIHPRYPLVTERLVLRPCTAEDLDDVWSYQRLPEVVEHMLAEPRTREQSRSSVEAMARERQAA, encoded by the coding sequence ATGATCCATCCCAGGTATCCGCTGGTCACCGAGCGGCTGGTGCTGCGCCCGTGCACCGCCGAGGACCTGGACGACGTGTGGTCCTATCAGCGGCTGCCGGAGGTGGTCGAGCACATGCTCGCCGAGCCGCGCACCCGTGAGCAGTCCCGCTCCTCGGTCGAGGCGATGGCGCGGGAGCGGCAGGCTGCCTAG